In Papaver somniferum cultivar HN1 chromosome 1, ASM357369v1, whole genome shotgun sequence, a genomic segment contains:
- the LOC113272212 gene encoding vinorine synthase-like, which translates to MVIGVSMLHKIADAASLGTFINAWARTSARLGNIEGIHKEKEPTIIPSIDAAFHFPPNEVPSVLPFKMNSEDSEIKLFARANPTKVESVTALLWKCASKLKGKADKVLESSSQNSKPFMLCMAVNLRQRMIPALPDHSFGNFIAPALVGLSNKPGDIELHKLVETLRSSIRKINGDYIKYEFQVNYGLVRSLQDVHERFNKEEMELHTITSWCRFPFYESDFGWGKPTWICTVNVIAKNVCILMDTSDGCGIEAWVTLDEQQMSLLESDYELREFLVTQTPAVTAGPVVQF; encoded by the exons ATGGTAATTGGTGTTTCAATGTTGCATAAGATCGCTGATGCAGCATCATTGGGCACATTTATTAATGCTTGGGCAAGAACAAGTGCTCGTCTAGGGAATATTGAAGGtattcataaagaaaaagaacctACCATTATTCCTAGTATTGACGCTGCTTTTCATTTCCCTCCGAATGAAGTACCTAGTGTTCTGCCATTTAAAATGAACTCAGAAGACAGTGAGATCAAACTGTTTGCAAGAG CAAACCCGACGAAGGTGGAATCAGTGACAGCGTTGTTATGGAAGTGTGCTTCGAAGCTCAAGGGTAAGGCAGATAAAGTATTAGAGTCATCATCACAAAATTCAAAACCATTCATGTTATGTATGGCAGTGAATTTACGCCAAAGGATGATTCCTGCATTGCCTGACCATTCTTTTGGGAACTTCATTGCGCCTGCACTAGTAGGACTATCGAACAAGCCAGGTGATATCGAGTTGCATAAATTGGTGGAAACTCTGAGATCCTCGATTAGGAAAATCAATGGCGACTACATCAAATATGAATTTCAAGTCAATTATGGACTGGTCAGGTCTCTGCAAGATGTTCATGAAAGGTTCAACAAAGAAGAAATGGAATTACACACCATTACTAGTTGGTGTAGGTTTCCATTTTATGAAAGTGATTTTGGATGGGGTAAACCAACATGGATATGTACCGTCAATGTCATCGCTAAGAACGTATGCATATTAATGGATACAAGCGATGGGTGTGGAATAGAAGCATGGGTTACATTGGATGAACAACAAATGTCCCTACTCGAATCTGATTACGAGCTTCGTGAATTCCTTGTTACACAGACCCCGGCCGTCACAGCAGGCCCCGTCGTTCAATTTTAA